Proteins from a single region of Bos javanicus breed banteng chromosome 25, ARS-OSU_banteng_1.0, whole genome shotgun sequence:
- the LOC133238139 gene encoding zymogen granule protein 16 homolog B-like: MLLWLTLALLWSPTCWAGALYGRGGGSYFSTTKDNENEITGIRVFIGIGGIIKSIQVRFGSSWSEKYGAPGGTLQEFVLQSGEYITGVDGSYKLFLRHLVIHTSYGRKATFGENSGRSFSAFPDGSEKVLTGVFGQHKLLGISSIGFDWDYPIVQLIYDQESATQSPNMSAK, translated from the exons ATGCTGCTGTGGCTGACCCTCGCCCTCCTGTGGAGCCCCACCTGCTGGGCAGGGG CTTTGTATGGGCGTGGAGGAGGCTCATATTTCAGTACAACTAAAGACAATGAAAATGAGATCACCGGGATCAGAGTGTTTATAGGCATTGGTGGCATAATTAAGAG TATCCAGGTGAGGTTTGGCTCCTCCTGGAGTGAGAAATATGGAGCCCCAGGTGGGACCCTTCAGGAATTTGTCCTGCAGTCCGGTGAATACATTACAGGAGTTGATGGCTCCTACAAGCTTTTCCTCCGGCACTTGGTCATCCACACTAGCTATGGGCGTAAGGCCACATTTGGAGAGAACAGTGGCAGGAGCTTTTCTGCCTTCCCTGACGGGAGTGAGAAAGTGCTCACTGGAGTCTTCGGACAGCATAAGCTTCTGGGCATCTCCAGCATCGGCTTTGACTGGGATTATCCAATAGTACAGTTGATCTATGATCAAGAAAGTGCTACCCAATCCCCAAATATGTCTGCGAAATGA
- the LOC133238138 gene encoding zymogen granule protein 16 homolog B-like has translation MAQEGIKGPVADIQVPKDRLRRPGKAPPPPCLGPRGQGRPLSEIVGLCYSPREPLNLQPEAMLLWLTLAFLWSPTCWAQQKYGPGGGTYFSTSRDFQNDITGIRVFIGPLGLIKSIQVRFGSSWSEKYGAPGGTPQEVILLPEEHITGIYGSYKNFLRHLVIYTDRGRLFPFGKEDGNTFIAFPDESDKVLIGVCGHYKLLGITSIGFEWGYPSFLNK, from the exons ATGGCCCAGGAGGGTATAAAAGGCCCAGTGGCGGACATCCAGGTACCAAAAGACAGACTCCGCAGGCCAGGTAAGGCCCCGCCCCCACCATGCTTGGGCCCACGAGGTCAGGGGAGGCCCCTCTCTGAGATCGTAGGCCTGTGCTATTCTCCCCGGGAGCCCTTGAATCTCCAGCCAGAAGCCATGCTGCTGTGGCTGACCCTCGCCTTCCTGTGGAGCCCCACCTGCTGGGCACAGC AGAAGTATGGGCCTGGAGGAGGTACCTATTTCAGTACCTCTAGAGACTTCCAAAACGATATCACCGGGATTCGAGTGTTCATAGGTCCTCTGGGCCTAATCAAGAG TATCCAGGTGAGGTTTGGCTCCTCCTGGAGTGAGAAATATGGAGCCCCAGGTGGGACACCTCAGGAAGTCATTCTGCTGCCCGAAGAACACATTACAGGAATCTACGGCTCCTATAAGAATTTCCTCCGCCACTTGGTCATATACACGGACCGAGGGAGGTTGTTCCCATTTGGGAAGGAAGATGGCAACACCTTTATTGCTTTCCCTGATGAAAGTGACAAGGTGCTCATCGGAGTCTGTGGCCACTACAAGCTTCTGGGCATTACCAGCATTGGCTTTGAATGGGGTTATCCTTCATTCTTAAACAAATAG
- the LOC133238142 gene encoding transmembrane protein 225B-like — protein MISWLVSIFPFWVRLVNEESQEVFFSGLFENCFHIKCWKPRPLSIYVILGRVSLLSAIVLSFLTTFIMVSFASQLFPRTRKHNFVSAFISFLTGACAFLALLLHALEIQSLRMKPSPPQFSIQWPYYVLGFSILLFMVAGAICLIQEIACPRCHLLPISQSTEDTQEISYLENLDSLGGELSSMQKETLLKEETII, from the coding sequence ATGATATCTTGGCTGGTCTCCATCTTCCCCTTCTGGGTGCGGCTGGTGAACGAGGAGTCCCAGGAAGTGTTCTTCAGTGGCCTGTTTGAGAACTGCTTCCATATCAAGTGCTGGAAGCCTCGACCCTTATCCATTTACGTCATCCTCGGCCGAGTCTCCCTGCTGTCCGCCATTGTCTTGTCTTTCCTTACCACTTTCATCATGGTGTCCTTTGCGTCTCAGCTCTTTCCGAGGACCCGGAAGCACAATTTTGTGTCAGCCTTCATCAGTTTCCTCACAGGGGCTTGTGCCTTCCTGGCCTTGTTGCTGCATGCCCTGGAGATCCAGAGTCTGCGGATGAAGCCCAGCCCCCCGCAGTTCTCCATACAGTGGCCTTACTACGTCCTGGGCTTCAGCATCCTTCTGTTCATGGTGGCTGGTGCCATCTGCCTCATCCAAGAAATAGCCTGCCCTAGATGCCATTTGTTGCCCATTTCCCAGAGTACTGAGGACACCCAAGAGATCTCGTACCTGGAAAACCTGGATAGTCTGGGAGGAGAACTGAGCTCCATGCAGAAGGAGACGCTGCTGAAGGAAGAAACCATTATCTAG